One Helianthus annuus cultivar XRQ/B chromosome 7, HanXRQr2.0-SUNRISE, whole genome shotgun sequence genomic region harbors:
- the LOC110868216 gene encoding uncharacterized protein At4g15545: protein MTTFDLPQEVLQLLPSDPFEQLDFARKITSIALFTRISALESESFALRHQLNDKDLVVDDLNAQIDSLNTSLLDVVDQLSRADQEKEVLLKENASLAEQVKKLNRDVAKLESFRKTLMMSLQDEEGSSARNPVVASPVVPNRTSLSSQSKAGENDDNVPLPPSSESPIMSQSSDVLNSSQDEPVTDASRTQVSPPGLLASKTSTPRLTPPGSPPSVSASGSPKRTSKPVSPRRHSVSSSTTRSMSDDRSSAFSSATSSPYGSMSGRTRVDGKEFFRQVRGRLSYEQFSAFLANVKELNSHKQTKEDTLRIADDIFGPENKDLYVIFEGLITRNVH from the exons ATGACGACCTTCGATCTCCCACAGGAAGTGCTTCAACTGCTACCTTCCGATCCATTCGAGCAGCTCGATTTCGCACGCAAAATCACCTCCATTGCTCTCTTCACCCGAATCTCTGCTCTCGAATCCGAATCCTTTGCCCTCCGCCACCAGCTCAACGATAAAGACCTCGTTGTTGATGATCTTAACGCTCAGATTGACTCGCTTAACACTAGTTTATTAGATGTTGTTGATCAACTTTCCCGCGCTGATCAAGAGaaa GAAGTTTTGTTGAAGGAGAATGCGTCGCTTGCGGAACAAGTTAAAAAGCTCAATCGTGATGTTGCTAAG TTGGAGAGCTTCAGGAAAACGCTCATGATGTCACTTCAAGATGAAGAAGGAAGTTCT GCTAGGAACCCAGTGGTTGCTTCACCAGTCGTGCCAAATCGTACGAGCTTATCATCTCAGTCAAAAGCTGGAG AAAATGATGATAATGTGCCGCTGCCACCTTCAAGTGAGTCACCGATAATGAGTCAGTCATCAGATGTACTGAATTCCTCTCAAGATGAGCCAGTGACAGATG CCTCGAGAACTCAAGTGTCACCACCGGGTCTGTTAGCATCTAAAACAAGCACACCTCGGTTAACACCACCTGGATCCCCTCCAAGCGTATCAGCATCTGGATCACCAAAAAGAACGTCTAAGCCGGTTTCTCCAAGAAGGCACTCTGTTTCTTCTTCAACCACAAGAAGCATGTCTGATGACAGATCCTCTGCTTTTTCATCAGCAACCTCAAGCCCATACGGGTCCATGTCAG GGCGGACCCGAGTGGATGGTAAAGAATTTTTCAGACAAGTGAG GGGAAGATTATCATATGAGCAGTTTAGTGCATTTTTAGCAAATGTCAAGGAATTAAATTCCCACAAGCAAACCAAGGAG gatACGTTACGGATTGCGGATGATATATTT